The genomic interval GACGCGGGTGTCCTCGTCTCGCACGGTGACCAGGGCGGCGGTTACAGCGTCTACGTGGAGAACGGCCGGCTCCACCTCGCCTACAACGAGTACGGCACGCTGCACGAGGTGGACGCCGGGCCGCTGGACGAAGGCGTGCATGCCGTTCGCATCGCGGTGGCGGCGCAGGCGGGCCTGCGCTGGGAGTGGCGGGTCCTCGTCGACGGAGTCGAGACGGGGCGGCTCGCCAGCGTCCACCAGCTGATCGGCATGGCGCCGTTCCAGGGGATCAGCGTCGGCGTGGACCGCCGCTCCCCGGTCTCCTGGCCCGTCCACGAGCGGCACCGGACGTTCCGTTACACCGGCCACCTGCGCAGCGTGACCTACACGTCCGGCGAGCCGGGTCCGGACGATCTCGAGACGCTGGTCCGGGTGATGCGGGAGGCCGCGGCCGCGTTCGAGTAGGCACAGGTGCGCGCGGGAGGCATGGGCGCCGGCACCCGCGTCCGGGATGCTTCCGATCTCGGGTCCGGCACCGGAACTGGTGGAACACGGGCATCGTCGCAATAGGTTGTGCAGTTCAGATGCTGGCCGACCAGGGGTGACGGTGCGCTGTGAGCAATGTGGAAACGGTTTCCGCCGAGATCCGGTGCCGGGCCGACGAACGCTCGGGGCAGGTCGTCGAGATCATCTCCCCGCACGACGTCCCGCTCGGCGGAGCCGACGCGATGACGGTGCGGCGCACCCTGCCCCGCCACAACCGCTCGATGATCGGCGCCTGGTGCTTTGTCGACCACTATGGTCCGCATGACGTCTCAGCGGGCGGCGGCATGGATGTGCCGCCGCATCCGCACACCGGGCTGCAGACGGTGAGCTGGCTGTTCGCCGGAGTCCTGGAGCACCGCGACAGCCTGGGAACCCATGCGTTCGTCCGCCCCGGCGAGGTGAACCTGATGACGGGCGGGCACGGCATCTGCCACTCCGAGGTGACCGCCCCGGGGACGACGATCCTGCACGGGGTGCAGCTCTGGGTCGCACTGCCCGACGCTCACCGCGACGCCCCCCGCGACTTCCAGCACCACGTTCCGCCGGTCGTGGACCTCGACGGCGCGACGGCTCGGGTCTTCCTGGGCGAGCTCGCCGGCGAGCGGTCACCGGTACGCACGTTCTCGCCGCTGCTCGGCGCCGAGCTCGTGCTCGCACCGGGAACCCGGCTGACGCTGCCCGTCGGTCCCGGCTACGAGCACGGCGTCCTGGTGGACACCGGTGACGTCGAGGTGACCGCGGGCGCCGACGCGGGCGCGGGTCCTCCGGACACCGCCGGGCAGCGGGTCGCGGCCGGCGAGCTGGGGTACCTCGCGTCGGGTGCGGCGAGCCTGACGCTGGACAACCCCGGCAACGACCCGGCACGGGTCGTGCTGATCGGTGGGGCGCCCTTCGACGAAGACATCGTCATGTGGTGGAACTTCATCGGGCGCAGCCACGAGGAGATCGCCGCCTACCGCGAGGCCTGGCAGAACCAGTCCGACCGGTTCGGCCGGGTCGAGGGGTACATCGGCGGCCCCGCCTGGCTGCCCGCCCCGCCGCTGCCGGAGGGCAGAATCAAGCCACGCGCCAGGCCGTGATCCACGGCGCTGTGAGCAAACCGCCACCAGCCGTACGGCCGTTCACGCCAACACGTGCACGGGACGATTCCGACGGCAAAGATGGCTTCGAACCTGTCGGTGGGCGGCACAGGACGTCCACCACGGAGCGGAGGAGGAACCGTGGCACGACGTCTCAGCTGCCCGTGTGGCGAATTCATCGAGGGTGAGGACGACGACGACCTCGTGGAGAAGACCCAGGCCCATCTCGCCGAGAAGCACCCGGGCCATGAGTACTCCCGGGAGCAGATCCTGTTCCTCGCGTTCTGATCGATCCGCGCCACTTCGAGCCCCGCGCTCCGGCCGCGGGGTGGGGCTCGGCAGCAGTGGAAGCTCGAAGCCTCAGCTCGAAGATCTGAGGATCTTGGCTGCTCTGGAGCCGGTCGCAGCTGGGCGCCGATCAGGATCGCTGGTCGGGTAGGCGAGGACGTTCGCACCCCACGAATGCGGCCGGACTCCGAGAGCCCGGTCTCCCGGTAGCCCGGTTTGGCGAGTCGCAAGAGTGAACGATTTTGGTCGTTCCGACGACCAAAATCCTCACTTCTTGCGGGTTGCCGGGTGTATTTATGCCCCTTTTGTCTCTCTTGAGGCGAACTGCTGGCGCTGTGCGGCGGTGCGCGATCATCGACGGGTGGCCGCGCGGGTGCGGTTCGCACTCCATCAGCTGTCTTGCTCGGCACCAGCAGCGACCAGAGGTTCGAAGCCCGGGATTTCGCTGCGCGCTGCAGAACGACCGGCACCCCCCATCACCGCGACCCGTCGAAGCCGTCGTTGCCGGACCCTTCTGACGTGCGGTTTTGCGTAATACGTGCGGTTGGGGTGTAGAAATACGCCGTTCAGGTCGGATCGCCCGGTGCGGGAACTCCCACGGAACTGGTAGGGGCCACCGGGCGCCGAGGAGACTGGAAGCGGGGGCATGCCGGACTCATCGGCTCTTGACGTGCTGGTCGGGCTGGCGTTGATCTTCGCCGCGTTCAGCCTGGCGATCTCGCGGATCAACGAGACCGTCCTCGCCCTGTTCCGCTACCGGGGGCTGCGGCTCGAAGCCGAGCTCCGTCGGCTCCTCGGCGGAATCCGCCAGGCCGGTGGCCCGGCGGATGGACCCGATGTCACCGCCGAGCTCCTCGACGGGCCGCTGCGGGTCCTGCGAGCCACCGGCAGGGACGCGCTGCCGGTGAACGTCGCCGACCATCCCCCGGTCAGCGGGTTCTGGGCGTCGATCCGCCGGGCCCGGCGGCTGCGGCTGCCGTCCTACCTGCCATCGACCGCGTTCGCGCAGGCCCTGCTCGATCTCGTGGACCCACCCGCACGGGTCATGCTGCACCAGCTCCGGCCGGAGAACCTGCCCGCG from Parafrankia irregularis carries:
- a CDS encoding pirin family protein, translating into MSNVETVSAEIRCRADERSGQVVEIISPHDVPLGGADAMTVRRTLPRHNRSMIGAWCFVDHYGPHDVSAGGGMDVPPHPHTGLQTVSWLFAGVLEHRDSLGTHAFVRPGEVNLMTGGHGICHSEVTAPGTTILHGVQLWVALPDAHRDAPRDFQHHVPPVVDLDGATARVFLGELAGERSPVRTFSPLLGAELVLAPGTRLTLPVGPGYEHGVLVDTGDVEVTAGADAGAGPPDTAGQRVAAGELGYLASGAASLTLDNPGNDPARVVLIGGAPFDEDIVMWWNFIGRSHEEIAAYREAWQNQSDRFGRVEGYIGGPAWLPAPPLPEGRIKPRARP